From one Odontesthes bonariensis isolate fOdoBon6 chromosome 14, fOdoBon6.hap1, whole genome shotgun sequence genomic stretch:
- the camsap2b gene encoding calmodulin-regulated spectrin-associated protein 2 isoform X1 has protein sequence MGDAADDRGMRRTFIVPAIKSFDHHDFTRAKISCSLTWLVAKAFGSDEVPEELAEPFYRDQYNQEHLKPPVASLLQSAELYCRAGSLILRSDAVKPLLGHNAVIQALAQKGLYVTDQDRLVTERDLTSTPIHMSSHLALIDTLMMAYTVEMVSVERVMSCINKYSSAEPLHSDGLVQELPYDTEDAIITWINKVNEHLRDILVEEQKLREASLQESNTTTNKARYRREHAQRSAPSLPLVENLLKDNTDGCALTALLHFYCPQAVRLEDICLKETMSLADSLYNLQLVQEFCRNNLNHCCHFSLEDLLYAHASIKSNYLVFMAELFWWFEVVKPSFVQPRVFDPNACEPVSSCRDMPPVSSPVKQSYADRPPSPENISAEGVMKRSTSMSYVDGCVGTWPKEKHSSSRGISFEIPLDGDATLPTCEAPSLRGMTRSASSDGLGFKVHYASRGGISVNGQNRHIPEEEEDFTSQKPLGRNNTFSLKSQSRYSNGVLPDSSSSTKHHGNHSGDISPSSPPSIEEALKIIHNTERPHASLRLGDNGFFLHGAEPVDPPGAQGPGDDPGSAKARLNDRDPNSASTDEVDTGIHVRTEDIQSLDEDSSSLRDYSDIDPDCEATTRSCPLPACPEKERSRDGGHKGIGEADLEEEGGDGGDCGSPYPSSAPTLPRSHTVSPVSSPGGSGGLVRMTSFAEQKFRKLEGRSSGGTTPDSSDLNVPYTHPTRSLSSQFFTPPLPITSPSPGTPSPRDPSHLIASEMIQLRMKLEEKRRAIEAQKKKVEAAFTRHRQKMGRTAFLNIVKRKGVTAPLSPTSGGAETPSPEAATSKESSRGNMEQTERCKPDGAAPKSPCEDGGVTPGEVDLVEYTRSIERLNTSLGFLQTEMQRLAQQQEKIMAMRDNQQQAWVIPPPAPSPHRQLRELRSSSVTGRGSGRASVGSLSPILSSSGSPRAPNHSPAGIKRRPASFHARTSRTPRPNDLKVTPFSRMLNTPTSVDSLPRLRRFNSSQTQISPFSYLGNDEAPRERNSQDTKDKKDGSKNKEEAEAKKSDEEAAIEKKEERIELKREVKQSRMAEVLCQPVSEKQGGAGGQVQEEPQERRDLVEMKPPGLKPPDGQGQERAGETGGEDQKMCCGFFFKDDVKGEEDMAAKKAALLEKRLRREKEAQEKKQQQELDQEQKREAARLKAEEEQLKKDDEKARRDYIKLEYMRRKQLKLMDDMDEVIKPRSGSLKKKPRPKSIHRDVMESSIPPVRATGVRPRGFSVSSVSLASLNLADNDRDQSDNRKNNRGNKVASVPIPFFLSSPKERKGRPDSAGGFSSCPSAGSRNEEKDWENESTTSSNPSNNEYTGPKLYKAPSAKSNKHIIQNALAHCCLAGKVNEGQKNKILDEMEKSEANNFLVLFRDSGCQFRSVYAYCPETEEITRLAGIGPKAITTKMIESLYKYNSDRKQFSKIPAKTMSASVDAITIASHLWQTKKQGTPNKHSK, from the exons AGTTCCCACCTGGCACTCATTGATACCCTGATGATGGCGTATACAGTGGAGATGGTGAGTGTGGAGAGGGTGATGTCCTGCATCAACAAGTACTCGTCTGCTGAACCCTTACATAGTGACGGACTCGTCCAGGAGCTGCCGTATGACACAGAGGATGCAATCATCACCTGGATCAACAAG GTGAATGAACACCTGAGGGACATCCTGGTGGAGGAGCAGAAGTTAAGAGAGGCTTCCCTCCAAGAATCAAACACCACAACGAATAAA GCTCGGTACAGGAGGGAACATGCCCAGAGGAGCGCTCCATCACTCCCCCTGGTGGAGAACCTGCTGAAGGATAACACAGACGGCTGCGCCCTCACTGCCCTGCTGCACTTCTACTGCCCGCAGGCTGTCAGGCTGGAAG ACATCTGCCTCAAAGAGACCATGTCCCTAGCTGACAGTCTGTACAACCTCCAGCTGGTGCAGGAGTTTTGCAGAAACAATCTCAACCACTGCTGCCACTTCAGCCTGGAGGACTTGCTCTATGCACATGCATCAATAAAG AGTAACTACCTGGTGTTTATGGCTGAGCTTTTCTGGTGGTTTGAAGTGGTCAAACCGTCATTTGTACAGCCCAGAGTCTTCGACCCAAACG CCTGTGAGCCTGTATCATCCTGTAGAGATATGCCTCCTGTGTCCAGTCCCGTCAAACAGAGCTATGCAGACAGACCTCCCAGCCCGGAAAATATCTCCGCAGAAG GTGTTATGAAGAGATCTACCTCCATGTCCTATGTTGATGGCTGTGTTGGGACGTGGCCCAAAGAAAAACA CTCTTCCTCTCGGGGAATCTCCTTTGAGATTCCCCTGGATGGAGACGCGACGTTGCCAACCTGTGAGGCTCCTTCGCTCCGCGGTATGACTCGCTCAGCTAGTAGTGACGGCCTGGGGTTCAAAGTTCACTATGCATCTCGCGGAGGCATCAGTGTGAATGGCCAGAATAGACACATaccagaagaggaagaggacttCACTTCCCAAAAGCCATTAGGACGGAACAACACATTTTCACTGAAGAGCCAAAGCAG ATACTCCAATGGAGTCCTACcagacagcagcagctccaCTAAACACCATGGCAACCACTCTGGTGACATAAGCCCATCAAGTCCCCCAAgcattgaggaggccctcaagATCATCCacaacacagaaaggccccatgCCAGCCTCCGTCTCGGAGACAACGGCTTCTTTCTTCATGGTGCGGAGCCTGTGGACCCTCCAGGGGCCCAAGGTCCAGGAGACGACCCAGGTTCAGCTAAAGCACGGCTGAATGACCGTGACCCCAACTCCGCATCTACTGATGAAGTTGACACTGGCATTCATGTGCGGACTGAGGACATTCAGAGCTTGGATGAGGACTCTTCCTCCTTGAGAGACTATTCAGATATAGACCCAGACTGTGAGGCCACAACTCGGTCGTGTCCACTGCCCGCCTGTCCAGAGAAGGAGAGAAGCAGGGATGGAGGACACAAAGGGATTGGTGAAGCCGATCTGGAGGAAGAAGGAGGCGATGGAGGTGACTGCGGCAGTCCCTATCCCAGTTCAGCACCCACACTCCCCAGATCACACACAGTCAGTCCCGTCTCATCGCCGGGTGGCTCTGGTGGCCTGGTGCGGATGACGAGCTTTGCAGAGCAGAAGTTCAGGAAGTTAGAGGGAAGAAGCAGTGGAGGAACCACGCCAGACAGTTCAGATCTCAATGTACCATATACACACCCAACAAGAAGCCTCTCCTCTCAG TTCTTTACACCTCCCCTGCCCATCACCTCGCCCTCTCCGGGGACTCCTTCTCCAAGAGACCCCTCCCATCTCATAGCTTCAGAGATGATTCAGTTGAGGATGAAGCTCGAAGAGAAACGCAGAGCCATTGAAGCCCAAAAGAAAAAG GTGGAGGCGGCTTTCACCCGGCATCGCCAGAAGATGGGCAGGACAGCCTTTCTGAATATAGTGAAAAGGAAAGGAGTGACAGCCCCTCTCAGCCCCACCTCAGGAGGAGCAGAAACACCTTCACCAGAGGCAGCCACCTCAAAGGAGAGCAGCCGGGGTAATATGGAGCAAACAGAGCGGTGTAAACCAGACGGAGCAGCTCCCAAATCCCCCTGTGAAGATGGCG GTGTGACCCCGGGAGAAGTTGACCTTGTGGAATATACACGCTCCATCGAGAGGCTGAACACGTCACTCGGCTTCCTGCAGACAGAGATGCAGCGTTTGGCCCAGCAGCAGGAGAAGATCATGGCCATGAGAGACAACCAGCAACAAGCCTGGGTCATACCCCCTCCTGCTCCGTCTCCACACAG GCAGCTCCGTGAGTTGCGCAGCAGCAGCGTAACCGGCCGGGGATCAGGCCGAGCCTCGGTGGGGTCCTTATCCCCGATCCTGTCTTCTTCTGGCTCCCCCCGTGCCCCGAATCACTCCCCTGCTGGCATCAAACGAAGACCAGCTTCCTTCCATGCCAGAACATCTCGGACTCCACGTCCAAATGATCTGAAGGTCACCCCCTTCAGCCGAATGCTCAACACCCCCACCTCAGTGGACAGCCTACCCAGGCTGAGGCGTTTCAACTCCAGCCAAACCCAGATCAGCCCTTTTTCCTACCTGGGCAATGATGAGGCACCCAGGGAAAGAAACAGCCAAGACACCAAGGACAAAAAAGACGGCTCTAAGAACAAAGAGGAGGCGGAAGCGAAGAAAAGCGATGAAGAAGCAGCCatagagaagaaagaggagcGGATCGAGTTGAAGCGAGAGGTCAAACAGTCGAGGATGGCAGAGGTGTTGTGTCAGCCGGTGTCTGAGAAACAAGGGGGTGCTGGCGGCCAGGTTCAGGAAGAACCCCAGGAGAGGAGGGACCTGGTGGAGATGAAGCCTCCAGGGCTGAAGCCTCCAGATGGGCAAGGCCAGGAGAGGGCAGGAGAAACAGGTGGAGAAGACCAAAAGATGTGCTGTGGATTCTTCTTTAAG GATGACGTGAAAGGTGAAGAGGACATGGCGGCAAAGAAAGCAGCTCTGCTGGAGAAAAGGCTTCGGAGGGAAAAGGAGGCTCAGGAGAAGAAGCAACAACAGGAGCTGGACCAGGAACAGAAGAGGGAAGCTGCTCG gttaaaagcggaggaggagcagctgaagaaggaCGACGAGAAGGCCAGGAGGGATTACATAAAGCTTGAATACAtgaggagaaagcagctcaaACTGATGGATGACATGGATGAGGTCATCAAGCCTCGATCTGGAAGTCTCAAGAAAAAGCCGCGGCCCAAGTCGATCCACAGGGACGTCATGGAGTCGTCTATCCCTCCTGTGAGAGCCACAG GGGTGCGTCCTCGCGGCTTCTCTGTCTCTAGTGTCTCCTTGGCGTCTCTCAATCTGGCTGACAATGACAGAGACCAGTCAGATAACAGGAAGAACAACAG aggcaacaaagtAGCTTCTGTCCCAATCccgttttttttaagctctcCCAAAGAAAGAAAGGGAAG GCCGGATTCTGCTGGGGGATTTTCTTCTTGTCCTTCGGCTGGTAGTCGTAATGAAGAAAAAGACTGGGAAAATGAATCGACCACCTCTTCCAATCCCTCCAACAATGAGTACACAG GACCCAAGCTATATAAGGCGCCGAGTGCTAAGTCCAACAAGCATATCATCCAGAATGCCCTGGCTCACTGCTGCCTGGCTGGCAAGGTCAATGaaggacagaaaaacaagatACTTGAT GAAATGGAGAAATCAGAAGccaataacttcctggtgttGTTCCGGGATTCCGGATGCCAGTTCAGGTCCGTGTACGCCTACTGCCCCGAGACCGAGGAGATCACCAGACTGGCTGGCATCGGACCAAAAGCCATCACAACCAAGATGATCGAGTCTCTCTACAAGTACAACTCAGATAGGAAGCAGTTCAGCAAGATCCCAGCAAAAACCATGTCTGCTAGCGTGGACGCCATCACCATCGCCAGCCATCTGTGGCAGACCAAGAAGCAGGGGACGCCCAACAAACACTCAAAGTAA
- the camsap2b gene encoding calmodulin-regulated spectrin-associated protein 2 isoform X2 — protein MGDAADDRGMRRTFIVPAIKSFDHHDFTRAKISCSLTWLVAKAFGSDEVPEELAEPFYRDQYNQEHLKPPVASLLQSAELYCRAGSLILRSDAVKPLLGHNAVIQALAQKGLYVTDQDRLVTERDLTSTPIHMSSHLALIDTLMMAYTVEMVSVERVMSCINKYSSAEPLHSDGLVQELPYDTEDAIITWINKVNEHLRDILVEEQKLREASLQESNTTTNKARYRREHAQRSAPSLPLVENLLKDNTDGCALTALLHFYCPQAVRLEDICLKETMSLADSLYNLQLVQEFCRNNLNHCCHFSLEDLLYAHASIKSNYLVFMAELFWWFEVVKPSFVQPRVFDPNACEPVSSCRDMPPVSSPVKQSYADRPPSPENISAEGVMKRSTSMSYVDGCVGTWPKEKHSSSRGISFEIPLDGDATLPTCEAPSLRGMTRSASSDGLGFKVHYASRGGISVNGQNRHIPEEEEDFTSQKPLGRNNTFSLKSQSRYSNGVLPDSSSSTKHHGNHSGDISPSSPPSIEEALKIIHNTERPHASLRLGDNGFFLHGAEPVDPPGAQGPGDDPGSAKARLNDRDPNSASTDEVDTGIHVRTEDIQSLDEDSSSLRDYSDIDPDCEATTRSCPLPACPEKERSRDGGHKGIGEADLEEEGGDGGDCGSPYPSSAPTLPRSHTVSPVSSPGGSGGLVRMTSFAEQKFRKLEGRSSGGTTPDSSDLNVPYTHPTRSLSSQFFTPPLPITSPSPGTPSPRDPSHLIASEMIQLRMKLEEKRRAIEAQKKKVEAAFTRHRQKMGRTAFLNIVKRKGVTAPLSPTSGGAETPSPEAATSKESSRGNMEQTERCKPDGAAPKSPCEDGGVTPGEVDLVEYTRSIERLNTSLGFLQTEMQRLAQQQEKIMAMRDNQQQAWVIPPPAPSPHRQLRELRSSSVTGRGSGRASVGSLSPILSSSGSPRAPNHSPAGIKRRPASFHARTSRTPRPNDLKVTPFSRMLNTPTSVDSLPRLRRFNSSQTQISPFSYLGNDEAPRERNSQDTKDKKDGSKNKEEAEAKKSDEEAAIEKKEERIELKREVKQSRMAEVLCQPVSEKQGGAGGQVQEEPQERRDLVEMKPPGLKPPDGQGQERAGETGGEDQKMCCGFFFKDDVKGEEDMAAKKAALLEKRLRREKEAQEKKQQQELDQEQKREAARLKAEEEQLKKDDEKARRDYIKLEYMRRKQLKLMDDMDEVIKPRSGSLKKKPRPKSIHRDVMESSIPPVRATGVRPRGFSVSSVSLASLNLADNDRDQSDNRKNNRPDSAGGFSSCPSAGSRNEEKDWENESTTSSNPSNNEYTGPKLYKAPSAKSNKHIIQNALAHCCLAGKVNEGQKNKILDEMEKSEANNFLVLFRDSGCQFRSVYAYCPETEEITRLAGIGPKAITTKMIESLYKYNSDRKQFSKIPAKTMSASVDAITIASHLWQTKKQGTPNKHSK, from the exons AGTTCCCACCTGGCACTCATTGATACCCTGATGATGGCGTATACAGTGGAGATGGTGAGTGTGGAGAGGGTGATGTCCTGCATCAACAAGTACTCGTCTGCTGAACCCTTACATAGTGACGGACTCGTCCAGGAGCTGCCGTATGACACAGAGGATGCAATCATCACCTGGATCAACAAG GTGAATGAACACCTGAGGGACATCCTGGTGGAGGAGCAGAAGTTAAGAGAGGCTTCCCTCCAAGAATCAAACACCACAACGAATAAA GCTCGGTACAGGAGGGAACATGCCCAGAGGAGCGCTCCATCACTCCCCCTGGTGGAGAACCTGCTGAAGGATAACACAGACGGCTGCGCCCTCACTGCCCTGCTGCACTTCTACTGCCCGCAGGCTGTCAGGCTGGAAG ACATCTGCCTCAAAGAGACCATGTCCCTAGCTGACAGTCTGTACAACCTCCAGCTGGTGCAGGAGTTTTGCAGAAACAATCTCAACCACTGCTGCCACTTCAGCCTGGAGGACTTGCTCTATGCACATGCATCAATAAAG AGTAACTACCTGGTGTTTATGGCTGAGCTTTTCTGGTGGTTTGAAGTGGTCAAACCGTCATTTGTACAGCCCAGAGTCTTCGACCCAAACG CCTGTGAGCCTGTATCATCCTGTAGAGATATGCCTCCTGTGTCCAGTCCCGTCAAACAGAGCTATGCAGACAGACCTCCCAGCCCGGAAAATATCTCCGCAGAAG GTGTTATGAAGAGATCTACCTCCATGTCCTATGTTGATGGCTGTGTTGGGACGTGGCCCAAAGAAAAACA CTCTTCCTCTCGGGGAATCTCCTTTGAGATTCCCCTGGATGGAGACGCGACGTTGCCAACCTGTGAGGCTCCTTCGCTCCGCGGTATGACTCGCTCAGCTAGTAGTGACGGCCTGGGGTTCAAAGTTCACTATGCATCTCGCGGAGGCATCAGTGTGAATGGCCAGAATAGACACATaccagaagaggaagaggacttCACTTCCCAAAAGCCATTAGGACGGAACAACACATTTTCACTGAAGAGCCAAAGCAG ATACTCCAATGGAGTCCTACcagacagcagcagctccaCTAAACACCATGGCAACCACTCTGGTGACATAAGCCCATCAAGTCCCCCAAgcattgaggaggccctcaagATCATCCacaacacagaaaggccccatgCCAGCCTCCGTCTCGGAGACAACGGCTTCTTTCTTCATGGTGCGGAGCCTGTGGACCCTCCAGGGGCCCAAGGTCCAGGAGACGACCCAGGTTCAGCTAAAGCACGGCTGAATGACCGTGACCCCAACTCCGCATCTACTGATGAAGTTGACACTGGCATTCATGTGCGGACTGAGGACATTCAGAGCTTGGATGAGGACTCTTCCTCCTTGAGAGACTATTCAGATATAGACCCAGACTGTGAGGCCACAACTCGGTCGTGTCCACTGCCCGCCTGTCCAGAGAAGGAGAGAAGCAGGGATGGAGGACACAAAGGGATTGGTGAAGCCGATCTGGAGGAAGAAGGAGGCGATGGAGGTGACTGCGGCAGTCCCTATCCCAGTTCAGCACCCACACTCCCCAGATCACACACAGTCAGTCCCGTCTCATCGCCGGGTGGCTCTGGTGGCCTGGTGCGGATGACGAGCTTTGCAGAGCAGAAGTTCAGGAAGTTAGAGGGAAGAAGCAGTGGAGGAACCACGCCAGACAGTTCAGATCTCAATGTACCATATACACACCCAACAAGAAGCCTCTCCTCTCAG TTCTTTACACCTCCCCTGCCCATCACCTCGCCCTCTCCGGGGACTCCTTCTCCAAGAGACCCCTCCCATCTCATAGCTTCAGAGATGATTCAGTTGAGGATGAAGCTCGAAGAGAAACGCAGAGCCATTGAAGCCCAAAAGAAAAAG GTGGAGGCGGCTTTCACCCGGCATCGCCAGAAGATGGGCAGGACAGCCTTTCTGAATATAGTGAAAAGGAAAGGAGTGACAGCCCCTCTCAGCCCCACCTCAGGAGGAGCAGAAACACCTTCACCAGAGGCAGCCACCTCAAAGGAGAGCAGCCGGGGTAATATGGAGCAAACAGAGCGGTGTAAACCAGACGGAGCAGCTCCCAAATCCCCCTGTGAAGATGGCG GTGTGACCCCGGGAGAAGTTGACCTTGTGGAATATACACGCTCCATCGAGAGGCTGAACACGTCACTCGGCTTCCTGCAGACAGAGATGCAGCGTTTGGCCCAGCAGCAGGAGAAGATCATGGCCATGAGAGACAACCAGCAACAAGCCTGGGTCATACCCCCTCCTGCTCCGTCTCCACACAG GCAGCTCCGTGAGTTGCGCAGCAGCAGCGTAACCGGCCGGGGATCAGGCCGAGCCTCGGTGGGGTCCTTATCCCCGATCCTGTCTTCTTCTGGCTCCCCCCGTGCCCCGAATCACTCCCCTGCTGGCATCAAACGAAGACCAGCTTCCTTCCATGCCAGAACATCTCGGACTCCACGTCCAAATGATCTGAAGGTCACCCCCTTCAGCCGAATGCTCAACACCCCCACCTCAGTGGACAGCCTACCCAGGCTGAGGCGTTTCAACTCCAGCCAAACCCAGATCAGCCCTTTTTCCTACCTGGGCAATGATGAGGCACCCAGGGAAAGAAACAGCCAAGACACCAAGGACAAAAAAGACGGCTCTAAGAACAAAGAGGAGGCGGAAGCGAAGAAAAGCGATGAAGAAGCAGCCatagagaagaaagaggagcGGATCGAGTTGAAGCGAGAGGTCAAACAGTCGAGGATGGCAGAGGTGTTGTGTCAGCCGGTGTCTGAGAAACAAGGGGGTGCTGGCGGCCAGGTTCAGGAAGAACCCCAGGAGAGGAGGGACCTGGTGGAGATGAAGCCTCCAGGGCTGAAGCCTCCAGATGGGCAAGGCCAGGAGAGGGCAGGAGAAACAGGTGGAGAAGACCAAAAGATGTGCTGTGGATTCTTCTTTAAG GATGACGTGAAAGGTGAAGAGGACATGGCGGCAAAGAAAGCAGCTCTGCTGGAGAAAAGGCTTCGGAGGGAAAAGGAGGCTCAGGAGAAGAAGCAACAACAGGAGCTGGACCAGGAACAGAAGAGGGAAGCTGCTCG gttaaaagcggaggaggagcagctgaagaaggaCGACGAGAAGGCCAGGAGGGATTACATAAAGCTTGAATACAtgaggagaaagcagctcaaACTGATGGATGACATGGATGAGGTCATCAAGCCTCGATCTGGAAGTCTCAAGAAAAAGCCGCGGCCCAAGTCGATCCACAGGGACGTCATGGAGTCGTCTATCCCTCCTGTGAGAGCCACAG GGGTGCGTCCTCGCGGCTTCTCTGTCTCTAGTGTCTCCTTGGCGTCTCTCAATCTGGCTGACAATGACAGAGACCAGTCAGATAACAGGAAGAACAACAG GCCGGATTCTGCTGGGGGATTTTCTTCTTGTCCTTCGGCTGGTAGTCGTAATGAAGAAAAAGACTGGGAAAATGAATCGACCACCTCTTCCAATCCCTCCAACAATGAGTACACAG GACCCAAGCTATATAAGGCGCCGAGTGCTAAGTCCAACAAGCATATCATCCAGAATGCCCTGGCTCACTGCTGCCTGGCTGGCAAGGTCAATGaaggacagaaaaacaagatACTTGAT GAAATGGAGAAATCAGAAGccaataacttcctggtgttGTTCCGGGATTCCGGATGCCAGTTCAGGTCCGTGTACGCCTACTGCCCCGAGACCGAGGAGATCACCAGACTGGCTGGCATCGGACCAAAAGCCATCACAACCAAGATGATCGAGTCTCTCTACAAGTACAACTCAGATAGGAAGCAGTTCAGCAAGATCCCAGCAAAAACCATGTCTGCTAGCGTGGACGCCATCACCATCGCCAGCCATCTGTGGCAGACCAAGAAGCAGGGGACGCCCAACAAACACTCAAAGTAA